One Streptomyces sp. V4I8 genomic window carries:
- a CDS encoding AAA family ATPase, whose amino-acid sequence MRLHRLDVTAFGPFGGAQSVDFDDLSLAGLFLLHGPTGAGKTSVLDAVCYALYGSVPGARQSGQGMTLRSDHAPAGTRTEVRLELTVAARRLEVTRQPPWERPKKRGTGTTLDKAQSWLREYDAQAGTWKDLSRSHQEIGEEITQLLGMSREQFCQVVLLPQGDFARFLRADAEARGKLLGRLFDTHRFAEVEKRLTERRRAAEAQVRDGDAALLADAHRMQQAAGDAMQLPDLAPGEPGLADAILGAAAIARSTAREQLTVAHCGLLAAESAQAAADRALGDVREVARLQQRFADARERGRLLEERADGYRQAQARMERARKAEAVAPALELREAAETEHRRAATAEVRARGLLPETFAGAEAAGLAAAARRAAEELGGLESARRAEQRLADLVGERDELDRQERADDGLLQDAEGWLAGWEEKRAALQARIDSAQEAATRAEQLAVQRESAQQRLVAARMRDQLAGDTDAAADQARLAQEQALAAKAHWLDVKEQRLNGIAAELAAQLNDGEPCAVCGATDHPAPARKDAGHVDREAEERALAAYQQADERHSEKERHLGVVREALAAATAEAGDSPTDRLAAHCEELELLWAQARRDASALHPAHEELRRAEAEYERRTADRQQAAVRVASRVGHRERLDRERETLEGELAEARGTATSVAARAAQLARQAELLTDAADTARTAEDTAQRLKDADARLADAAFRAGFDTPQAAAAALLDDAAYRELQRRLDAWQSEEAAVRAVLAEADTAAAAQQPPADLAAAERAASAAAQRAREAASARDAAARRCTELDRLSARATAAVRQLAPLREEYDRVARLAALTAGTAADNERKMRLESYVLAARLEQVAAAATVRLQRMSSGRYTLVHSDDRAGRGRSGLGLHVVDAWTGRERDTATLSGGETFFASLALALGLADVVTDEAGGVRLDTLFIDEGFGSLDDQTLDEVLDVLDSLRERDRSVGIVSHVADLRRRIHAQLEVVKGRSGSVLRQRGA is encoded by the coding sequence GTGAGGCTCCACCGTCTCGACGTGACGGCCTTCGGGCCCTTCGGCGGTGCTCAGAGCGTCGACTTCGACGACCTGTCCCTGGCCGGCCTCTTCCTGCTGCACGGACCGACCGGCGCCGGTAAGACCTCCGTCCTGGACGCCGTCTGCTACGCGCTCTACGGCTCGGTGCCGGGTGCCCGCCAGAGCGGCCAGGGCATGACCCTGCGCAGCGACCACGCCCCGGCCGGCACCCGCACCGAGGTCCGCCTCGAACTCACCGTCGCGGCACGCCGGTTGGAGGTCACCCGGCAACCGCCCTGGGAGCGCCCCAAGAAGCGGGGCACGGGCACGACGCTGGACAAGGCGCAGAGCTGGCTGCGCGAGTACGACGCCCAGGCCGGGACCTGGAAGGACCTCAGCCGCTCGCACCAGGAGATCGGCGAGGAGATCACCCAGCTGCTGGGCATGAGCCGCGAGCAGTTCTGCCAGGTCGTGCTGCTGCCCCAGGGCGACTTCGCCCGCTTCCTGCGCGCCGACGCCGAGGCCCGCGGCAAGCTGCTGGGCCGCCTCTTCGACACCCATCGCTTCGCCGAGGTCGAGAAGCGCCTCACCGAGCGCAGGCGCGCGGCCGAGGCCCAGGTGCGGGACGGCGACGCCGCGCTGCTCGCCGACGCGCACCGGATGCAGCAGGCGGCGGGCGATGCCATGCAACTGCCCGACCTGGCACCGGGGGAGCCGGGCCTGGCGGACGCCATCCTCGGGGCCGCCGCCATCGCCCGCAGCACCGCCCGCGAGCAGCTCACCGTCGCCCACTGCGGTCTCCTCGCCGCCGAATCGGCCCAGGCCGCGGCCGACCGCGCCCTCGGTGACGTACGCGAAGTGGCCAGGCTGCAGCAGCGGTTCGCCGACGCGCGGGAGCGGGGCCGGCTGCTGGAGGAGCGGGCCGACGGCTATCGGCAGGCGCAGGCGCGGATGGAGCGGGCCCGCAAGGCGGAGGCCGTGGCGCCCGCGCTGGAGCTGCGGGAGGCCGCCGAGACGGAGCACCGGCGGGCGGCCACAGCCGAGGTACGCGCGCGTGGACTGTTGCCGGAGACCTTCGCGGGGGCCGAGGCCGCCGGGCTCGCGGCCGCCGCCCGCCGGGCCGCCGAGGAACTGGGCGGACTGGAGTCCGCCCGCCGCGCCGAGCAGCGGCTGGCCGACCTCGTCGGCGAGCGCGACGAACTGGACCGTCAGGAACGTGCCGACGACGGCCTGCTGCAGGACGCCGAGGGCTGGCTCGCCGGATGGGAGGAGAAGCGCGCCGCGCTCCAGGCCCGTATCGACAGCGCCCAGGAGGCCGCGACCCGAGCCGAGCAGCTCGCCGTACAGCGCGAGTCCGCGCAGCAGCGCCTCGTCGCCGCGCGGATGCGCGACCAGCTGGCCGGTGACACGGACGCGGCCGCCGACCAGGCCCGACTCGCCCAGGAGCAGGCTCTGGCGGCCAAGGCGCACTGGCTCGACGTCAAGGAACAGCGCCTGAACGGCATCGCCGCCGAACTGGCCGCCCAGCTGAACGACGGCGAACCCTGCGCGGTGTGCGGCGCCACCGACCACCCCGCCCCCGCCCGCAAGGACGCCGGGCACGTGGACCGGGAGGCGGAGGAGCGCGCGCTGGCCGCCTACCAGCAGGCGGACGAGCGGCACAGCGAGAAGGAACGGCACCTGGGCGTCGTACGCGAGGCACTGGCCGCCGCCACCGCCGAGGCCGGCGACTCGCCGACCGACCGACTCGCCGCGCACTGCGAGGAGCTGGAGCTCCTGTGGGCGCAGGCCCGCCGCGACGCGTCCGCGCTGCATCCGGCGCACGAGGAGCTGCGCCGGGCCGAGGCGGAGTACGAGCGGCGGACCGCCGACCGGCAGCAGGCGGCGGTCCGAGTGGCGTCCCGGGTGGGCCACCGTGAGCGGCTGGACCGGGAAAGGGAAACTCTGGAGGGGGAGTTGGCCGAGGCGCGCGGCACCGCCACGAGCGTGGCCGCGCGGGCCGCCCAACTGGCCCGGCAGGCCGAGCTGCTCACCGACGCCGCCGACACCGCGCGCACCGCCGAGGACACCGCCCAGCGGCTCAAGGACGCCGACGCCCGCCTCGCCGACGCCGCGTTCCGCGCCGGGTTCGACACCCCGCAGGCCGCGGCCGCCGCGCTGCTCGACGACGCCGCGTACCGCGAACTCCAACGACGGCTGGACGCCTGGCAGTCCGAGGAGGCCGCCGTACGCGCCGTCCTCGCCGAGGCCGACACGGCGGCCGCCGCCCAGCAGCCGCCCGCCGACCTCGCCGCCGCCGAGAGGGCCGCGTCCGCCGCGGCCCAGCGGGCCCGCGAAGCCGCCTCCGCGCGCGACGCGGCCGCCCGACGCTGCACCGAACTCGACCGGCTGTCCGCGCGCGCGACCGCCGCCGTACGCCAACTCGCCCCGCTGCGTGAGGAGTACGACCGCGTGGCCCGCCTCGCCGCCCTCACCGCGGGCACCGCGGCGGACAACGAACGCAAGATGCGCCTGGAGTCGTACGTCCTGGCGGCCCGCCTCGAACAGGTCGCCGCCGCCGCGACCGTACGCCTGCAGCGCATGTCGTCCGGCCGCTACACCCTCGTCCACTCCGACGACCGGGCCGGCCGTGGCCGCAGCGGGCTCGGACTGCACGTCGTCGACGCCTGGACCGGGCGCGAGCGGGACACGGCCACGCTGTCGGGCGGCGAGACGTTCTTCGCCTCACTCGCCCTCGCCCTCGGACTCGCGGACGTCGTCACCGACGAGGCCGGCGGGGTCCGCCTCGACACCCTCTTCATCGACGAGGGCTTCGGCAGCCTCGACGACCAGACCCTCGACGAGGTGCTCGACGTCCTCGACTCCCTGCGCGAGCGCGACCGCAGCGTCGGGATCGTCAGCCATGTCGCCGATCTGCGGCGGCGGATCCACGCGCAGCTGGAGGTCGTGAAGGGGAGGTCGGGGTCGGTGCTGCGGCAGCGGGGCGCGTAG
- a CDS encoding exonuclease SbcCD subunit D encodes MRILHTSDWHLGRAFHRVSMLGAQAEFIGHLVTTVRERGVDAVVVSGDVYDRAVPPLAAVELFDDALHRLADLGVPTVMISGNHDSARRLGVGAGLIGRAGIHLRTEPSACGTPVVLRDDFGDVAFYGLPYLEPALVKDEFGVAKPGHEAVLAAAMDGVRADLATRARGTRSVVLAHAFVTGGEASDSERDITVGGVAAVPGGVFDGVDYAALGHLHGCQTITERVRYSGSPLPYSFSEADHRKSMWLVDLDADGAVTAERVDCPVPRALARIRGTLEELLADPGLERHEEAWVEATLTDAVRPADPMARLAERFPHTLSLVFDPERAPDDPDVSYAQRLAGRSDQEIAEDFVAHVRGAGPDEHEQGVLRDAFDAVRADDAVREVAR; translated from the coding sequence ATGAGAATTCTGCACACTTCCGACTGGCACCTCGGCCGGGCATTCCACCGGGTGAGCATGCTCGGCGCCCAGGCCGAGTTCATCGGCCACCTCGTCACCACCGTGCGCGAGCGCGGCGTGGACGCGGTGGTCGTGTCGGGGGACGTGTACGACCGGGCGGTGCCGCCGCTCGCCGCGGTCGAGCTGTTCGACGACGCCCTGCACCGGCTCGCCGACCTGGGCGTGCCGACGGTGATGATCTCCGGGAACCACGACTCGGCGCGTCGGCTCGGGGTCGGAGCCGGGCTGATCGGCCGTGCGGGCATCCACCTGCGGACCGAGCCCTCGGCGTGCGGTACGCCGGTCGTGCTGCGGGACGACTTCGGCGACGTGGCCTTCTATGGACTGCCGTATCTGGAACCCGCGCTGGTGAAGGACGAGTTCGGTGTCGCGAAGCCTGGTCACGAGGCCGTGCTCGCCGCCGCCATGGACGGGGTGCGCGCCGACCTCGCGACACGCGCGCGTGGCACGCGGTCGGTCGTCCTCGCGCACGCCTTCGTCACAGGGGGCGAAGCCAGCGACAGTGAGCGGGACATCACCGTCGGCGGGGTGGCCGCGGTACCTGGCGGGGTCTTCGACGGCGTCGACTACGCGGCGCTGGGCCATCTCCACGGCTGCCAGACCATCACCGAGCGCGTCCGCTACTCGGGCTCACCCCTGCCGTACTCCTTCTCGGAGGCCGATCACCGCAAGAGCATGTGGCTCGTCGACCTGGACGCCGACGGCGCGGTCACGGCCGAGCGCGTCGACTGTCCGGTGCCGCGCGCCCTGGCCCGGATCCGGGGGACGCTGGAGGAACTGCTCGCCGACCCCGGACTCGAACGGCACGAGGAGGCGTGGGTCGAGGCGACGCTCACGGACGCGGTGCGACCGGCGGACCCGATGGCCCGGCTCGCCGAGCGCTTCCCGCACACGCTGAGCCTCGTCTTCGACCCCGAGCGGGCGCCCGACGACCCCGATGTGTCCTATGCGCAGCGCCTGGCCGGCCGGAGCGATCAGGAGATCGCGGAGGACTTCGTGGCGCATGTGCGCGGCGCCGGGCCCGACGAGCACGAACAGGGCGTGCTGCGGGACGCGTTCGACGCCGTGCGGGCCGACGACGCCGTGCGGGAGGTGGCGCGGTGA
- a CDS encoding YigZ family protein has protein sequence MQDEYRTVAHAGVHETEVNRSRFICALAPAATEQEAQDFIAALRKEHADATHNCWAYVIGADAAIQKASDDGEPGGTAGVPMLQMLLRRDMRYVVAVVTRYYGGVKLGAGGLIRAYGGAVGKALDELGTLTRRRFRLATVTVDHQRAGKVENDLRSTGREVRDVRYGEAVTIEIGLPDADVDAFRAWLADATAGAAGFELGGEAYGDA, from the coding sequence ATGCAGGACGAGTACCGCACAGTCGCCCACGCGGGCGTGCACGAGACCGAGGTCAACCGCTCACGGTTCATCTGCGCGCTCGCCCCGGCGGCCACCGAACAGGAGGCCCAGGACTTCATCGCCGCCCTCCGCAAGGAGCACGCGGACGCCACCCACAACTGCTGGGCCTACGTCATCGGCGCCGACGCCGCGATCCAGAAGGCCAGCGACGACGGCGAACCGGGCGGCACGGCCGGCGTGCCCATGCTCCAGATGCTGCTCCGCCGCGACATGCGGTACGTCGTCGCCGTCGTCACTCGCTACTACGGCGGCGTCAAGCTGGGCGCGGGCGGGCTCATCCGGGCCTACGGCGGAGCGGTCGGCAAGGCGCTGGACGAGCTCGGCACCCTCACGCGCCGCCGCTTCCGGCTGGCCACGGTGACCGTCGACCACCAGCGCGCGGGCAAGGTGGAGAACGACCTGAGGTCGACCGGACGCGAGGTGCGGGACGTGCGGTACGGCGAGGCGGTCACCATCGAGATCGGCCTGCCCGACGCCGACGTGGACGCGTTCCGGGCGTGGCTCGCGGACGCCACGGCGGGGGCTGCGGGGTTCGAGCTCGGGGGAGAGGCGTACGGGGACGCGTGA
- a CDS encoding histidine phosphatase family protein, translated as MTARMGAGPLRRLVVLRHAKSAWPDGVADHERPLAPRGHRDAPAAGRMLAANDCLPDLALCSTAVRARETWELAAAQWGTPPPVRHDPRLYAADVSDLLAVVHEVSAGVGTLLLVGHNPGLEELVLELAGDGLDDALDEVRTKFPTSAIAVLAWHGTTWQALAPGTALLTGVMVARGRKP; from the coding sequence ATGACCGCGCGCATGGGCGCGGGCCCGCTGCGCCGCCTGGTCGTGCTGCGGCACGCCAAGTCCGCCTGGCCGGACGGCGTCGCCGACCACGAACGCCCGCTCGCCCCGCGTGGCCACCGTGACGCCCCCGCGGCGGGCCGGATGCTGGCCGCGAACGACTGCCTGCCGGACCTCGCCCTGTGCTCGACCGCCGTACGCGCGCGTGAGACCTGGGAACTGGCCGCCGCCCAGTGGGGCACACCGCCGCCCGTACGCCATGATCCGCGGCTCTACGCGGCGGACGTGTCCGACCTGCTGGCGGTCGTGCACGAGGTGTCCGCCGGGGTCGGGACACTGCTCCTGGTCGGGCACAACCCCGGCCTGGAGGAACTCGTCCTCGAACTCGCCGGCGACGGCCTCGACGACGCGCTCGACGAGGTCCGTACGAAGTTCCCGACCTCGGCGATCGCCGTACTGGCCTGGCACGGCACCACCTGGCAGGCCCTCGCGCCCGGCACGGCGCTGCTGACGGGCGTGATGGTGGCGCGGGGCAGGAAGCCGTGA
- a CDS encoding CoA-binding protein, which produces MYGDEAAVRRILTELGDTWAVVGLSSNQRRAAYGVAEVLQRYGKRVVPVHPKAETVHGEPGYASLADIPFDVDVVDVFVNSDLAGPVVDDALAKGAKAVWFQLGVIDEAAYDRARAAGLEMVMDRCPAIEIPRLG; this is translated from the coding sequence GTGTACGGCGACGAGGCAGCGGTCCGCAGGATCCTCACCGAACTGGGCGACACCTGGGCCGTCGTGGGCCTGTCGTCGAACCAGCGGCGGGCGGCGTACGGAGTCGCCGAGGTCCTCCAGCGTTACGGCAAGCGCGTCGTGCCCGTCCATCCGAAGGCGGAGACGGTGCACGGCGAGCCGGGTTACGCCTCCCTGGCGGACATCCCCTTCGACGTGGACGTGGTCGACGTCTTCGTGAACAGTGACCTGGCCGGCCCGGTGGTGGACGACGCGCTCGCCAAGGGCGCCAAAGCGGTCTGGTTCCAACTGGGCGTCATCGACGAGGCGGCGTACGACCGCGCCCGCGCGGCGGGCCTGGAGATGGTCATGGACCGCTGCCCGGCGATCGAGATACCGCGCCTGGGCTAG
- a CDS encoding helix-turn-helix transcriptional regulator, with the protein MDTAHDIREFLATRRAKITPQQAGLPAYGGNRRVPGLRREEVALLAGVSVDYYVRLERGHLAGASEEVLDAVASALQLDDAERAHLYDLAAAQRRRPARRAKRPRGTVPASVQRVLDAMTDAPAFVRNGRLDVLAINRLGRALYAPLFAADAPRPVNIARFQFLHPAGRDFFPDWEASLNTTVSLLRTEAGRDPHYSELTGLIGELATRSDEFRTEWAKHNVRLHHTGRKPFRHPEIGDLVLDFDAMALPAQPGLTLTAYSAEPGTAGHDALRLLSAWAATEDAQASGASPGAVSRSPGSGP; encoded by the coding sequence ATGGACACCGCCCACGACATCCGTGAGTTCCTCGCCACCCGCCGCGCGAAGATCACACCCCAGCAGGCCGGCCTGCCCGCCTACGGCGGAAACCGCCGCGTCCCGGGGCTGCGCCGCGAGGAAGTCGCCTTGTTGGCCGGAGTCAGCGTCGACTACTACGTCCGTCTGGAGCGCGGCCACTTGGCCGGCGCCTCCGAGGAAGTCCTCGACGCCGTCGCGAGCGCCCTCCAGCTCGACGATGCCGAACGGGCCCACCTCTACGACCTGGCCGCCGCCCAGCGCCGACGCCCCGCCCGCCGCGCCAAGCGGCCTCGCGGCACCGTCCCCGCCAGCGTCCAGCGCGTGCTGGACGCCATGACCGACGCCCCGGCCTTCGTCCGCAACGGCCGCCTGGACGTCCTCGCCATCAACCGCCTGGGCCGCGCCCTCTACGCGCCGCTGTTCGCCGCCGACGCGCCCCGCCCGGTCAACATCGCCCGCTTCCAGTTCCTCCACCCCGCCGGCCGGGACTTCTTCCCCGACTGGGAGGCCTCGCTCAACACCACCGTCTCCCTGCTGCGCACCGAAGCCGGGCGCGACCCGCACTACAGTGAACTCACCGGTTTGATCGGCGAGTTGGCGACCCGCAGCGACGAGTTCCGCACCGAGTGGGCCAAGCACAACGTGCGCCTGCACCACACCGGCCGCAAACCCTTCCGGCACCCGGAAATCGGCGACCTCGTCCTCGACTTCGACGCCATGGCGCTGCCGGCCCAGCCCGGCCTGACGCTCACCGCCTACAGCGCCGAGCCGGGCACCGCGGGCCACGACGCCCTGCGACTGCTGTCCGCCTGGGCCGCCACCGAGGACGCCCAGGCGTCGGGGGCTAGCCCAGGCGCGGTATCTCGATCGCCGGGCAGCGGTCCATGA
- a CDS encoding cupin domain-containing protein yields MELLEKQETIKLPAEWFTGDAWADVIHRGEEPSQVRANAVHFSPGARTAWHSHGLGQTLYIVEGIALVQSRGGEVLEAHPGDVIWTPPGEEHWHGAAPGHFMTHLALWETDDVTWLEQVSDAEYTGERRSTRCR; encoded by the coding sequence ATGGAACTGCTGGAGAAGCAGGAAACGATCAAGCTGCCGGCCGAGTGGTTCACCGGCGACGCCTGGGCCGATGTGATCCACCGCGGTGAGGAGCCGTCCCAGGTCCGCGCCAACGCGGTGCACTTCTCCCCGGGCGCTCGCACGGCCTGGCACTCCCACGGCCTGGGCCAGACCCTCTACATCGTCGAGGGCATCGCCCTGGTCCAGTCCCGCGGCGGCGAGGTCCTCGAGGCGCACCCCGGTGACGTGATCTGGACGCCGCCGGGCGAGGAGCACTGGCACGGCGCCGCCCCCGGCCACTTCATGACGCACCTCGCGCTGTGGGAGACCGACGACGTCACCTGGCTGGAGCAGGTCAGCGACGCCGAGTACACCGGCGAGCGGCGCAGCACCCGCTGCCGCTGA
- a CDS encoding 4-hydroxybenzoate 3-monooxygenase, whose protein sequence is MTSTSPHPNSAAPQRFPVVVVGAGPAGLTIGNILRAASVDCLVLETETRPFIEQRPRAGVLEEWAVRGLQRRGLADTLLERAQRHTECEFRFAGERYRFEYAQLTGVHHWVYPQQLLVTDLVREYADVRGGAIRFGVRDVELHDLDTDHPTVSYTCPETGRREVVRCDFVAGCDGARGVTRTALPAGRAHVSRSDYGIGWLALLAEAPPSADCVLFGMHPNGFAGHMPRSGDVTRYYLECPPGDYPENWSHDRVWTELQQRLGASGVPRLTEGRLIEKRVLDMHNYVVEPMVFGRLFLAGDAAHLTAPIAAKGMNLALHDAFLLGDGLVAYLTKGDSTGLDGYSAACLGRVWDYQEFSHWLSEVYHGTSSGDPYRAGTTLARLRRIFGSPTAAMAFAEQYLGKNADY, encoded by the coding sequence GTGACTTCGACCTCCCCCCACCCCAACTCCGCTGCCCCGCAACGCTTTCCGGTCGTCGTCGTGGGCGCCGGGCCGGCCGGCCTGACGATCGGCAACATCCTGCGGGCGGCCTCCGTCGACTGTCTGGTCCTGGAGACCGAGACCCGGCCGTTCATCGAGCAGCGGCCACGGGCCGGGGTCCTGGAGGAGTGGGCCGTACGGGGACTCCAGCGGCGGGGCCTCGCGGACACGTTGCTGGAGCGGGCGCAGCGGCACACCGAGTGCGAGTTCCGGTTCGCCGGGGAGCGCTACCGGTTCGAGTACGCGCAGCTCACGGGGGTTCATCACTGGGTCTACCCGCAGCAGTTGCTGGTGACGGACCTGGTGCGGGAGTACGCGGACGTGCGCGGCGGGGCCATACGCTTCGGCGTGCGGGACGTGGAGCTGCACGACCTCGACACCGACCATCCCACGGTGTCGTACACCTGCCCGGAGACCGGGCGTCGGGAGGTCGTGCGCTGCGACTTCGTCGCCGGCTGCGACGGAGCGCGCGGAGTGACGCGCACCGCGCTGCCCGCCGGCCGTGCCCATGTCTCCCGCAGTGACTACGGCATCGGCTGGCTGGCGCTGCTCGCCGAGGCGCCGCCGTCCGCCGACTGCGTCCTGTTCGGCATGCATCCGAACGGCTTCGCCGGGCACATGCCGCGCAGCGGCGACGTGACCCGCTACTACCTGGAGTGCCCGCCCGGCGACTACCCGGAGAACTGGTCGCACGACAGGGTCTGGACGGAACTGCAGCAGCGGCTCGGGGCCAGTGGCGTGCCACGGCTGACCGAGGGGCGGCTGATCGAGAAGCGCGTTCTCGACATGCACAACTACGTCGTCGAGCCCATGGTGTTCGGCCGTCTCTTCCTGGCCGGCGACGCCGCCCACCTCACCGCCCCCATCGCTGCCAAGGGCATGAACCTCGCCCTGCACGACGCCTTCCTGCTCGGCGACGGACTGGTCGCGTACCTCACGAAGGGCGACAGCACCGGCCTGGACGGCTACTCGGCGGCCTGCCTGGGCCGGGTGTGGGACTACCAGGAGTTCTCCCACTGGCTCTCCGAGGTGTACCACGGCACGTCCTCGGGCGACCCGTACCGCGCGGGCACCACCCTGGCCCGCCTCCGCCGTATCTTCGGCTCCCCGACGGCGGCGATGGCCTTCGCGGAGCAGTACCTGGGCAAGAACGCCGACTACTGA
- a CDS encoding ArsR/SmtB family transcription factor, with translation MSARMHLSSAHDAHPRTPGEEQFALAAELLALLGDRTRLTLLHALTAGEADVTTLTEACGAARPAVSQHLARLRLAGLVTTRKEGRRVVYSLRDGHLRRLVDEALNVADHRLSDRPLHD, from the coding sequence ATGAGCGCACGCATGCACCTGTCATCTGCGCACGATGCGCACCCGCGCACCCCGGGCGAGGAACAGTTCGCGCTCGCCGCCGAACTCCTCGCCCTGCTCGGCGACCGCACCCGGCTCACGCTGCTGCATGCCCTCACGGCGGGAGAGGCCGACGTCACGACGCTCACGGAGGCGTGCGGCGCGGCCCGGCCCGCGGTCAGCCAGCATCTGGCCCGACTGCGCCTCGCGGGCCTGGTGACCACGCGAAAGGAGGGCCGCCGGGTGGTCTACTCCCTCCGCGACGGCCATCTGCGCCGCCTCGTCGACGAGGCGCTGAACGTGGCGGACCATCGACTCAGTGACCGGCCGCTGCACGACTGA
- a CDS encoding cation diffusion facilitator family transporter, translating into MSDRHEHEHHHGHRHAHDHPHPDPDPRPHPHPHPHPHPHPHSPTGLRHRLTHLLKPHSHETADKLDSALESSARGMRALWVSLAVLGLTALAQAVVVAVSGSVALLGDTVHNTADALTAVPLGIAFVLGRRAATRRFTYGYGRAEDLAGIVIVLTIAASAAFAAWTAVDRLLDPRPVQQIPAVAVAALVGFAGNEWVARYRIRVGREIGSAALVADGLHARTDGFTSLAVLLSAGGAALGWQLADPIVGLAITAAITLVLRDAAREVFRRVMDAVDPALVDRAERALREVAGVREVGELRMRWIGHRLRAEVAVVVDGDVTVRQAHAIAVDAEHALLHAVPRLTAALVHADPAPVPGEADPHLALAHHTAA; encoded by the coding sequence GTGAGCGACCGGCACGAACACGAGCACCACCACGGGCACCGCCACGCCCACGACCATCCCCACCCCGACCCCGACCCCCGCCCCCATCCGCACCCCCATCCACACCCACACCCGCACCCGCACTCCCCCACCGGCCTCCGCCACCGCCTCACCCACCTCCTCAAGCCCCACTCCCACGAGACCGCCGACAAGCTCGACTCGGCCCTGGAGTCGTCGGCCCGCGGCATGCGCGCGCTGTGGGTCTCGCTGGCCGTGCTCGGTCTGACGGCCCTCGCTCAGGCGGTCGTGGTGGCCGTCTCAGGGTCGGTGGCGCTGCTCGGCGACACGGTGCACAACACGGCGGACGCGCTGACCGCCGTACCGCTCGGGATCGCCTTCGTGCTGGGCCGGCGCGCGGCGACACGGCGCTTCACCTACGGCTACGGACGGGCCGAGGACCTCGCGGGCATCGTCATCGTGCTGACGATCGCGGCGTCCGCGGCCTTCGCCGCGTGGACGGCCGTCGACCGGCTCCTCGACCCGCGCCCTGTGCAGCAGATCCCGGCCGTCGCCGTGGCGGCGCTCGTCGGGTTCGCGGGCAACGAGTGGGTGGCCCGGTACCGGATCCGGGTCGGCCGTGAGATCGGCTCGGCCGCCCTCGTCGCGGACGGGCTGCACGCCCGTACGGACGGATTCACCTCACTGGCCGTCCTGTTGAGCGCCGGCGGTGCGGCGCTCGGGTGGCAACTCGCGGATCCGATCGTGGGGTTGGCGATCACGGCCGCGATCACGCTGGTGCTGCGGGACGCGGCGCGCGAGGTCTTCCGGCGCGTGATGGACGCCGTGGACCCGGCCCTGGTGGACCGGGCGGAGCGGGCGCTGCGGGAGGTCGCGGGGGTGCGCGAGGTGGGCGAGTTGCGGATGCGCTGGATCGGGCACCGGCTGCGCGCCGAGGTGGCGGTCGTCGTGGACGGCGACGTGACGGTACGGCAGGCGCACGCCATCGCCGTCGACGCCGAGCACGCCCTGCTGCACGCCGTCCCCCGGCTCACCGCGGCCCTGGTCCACGCCGACCCGGCACCGGTGCCGGGCGAGGCGGATCCGCATCTCGCCCTCGCGCACCACACCGCGGCCTGA
- a CDS encoding YbaK/EbsC family protein, which translates to MDAPIGHFDDATPAPDCLDELTRPVADAVRAWHGSVPADQIVYVETDPQWADTATFVEHYGQELLEQSANCVVVAGKRGGETTLAACVVLSTTRVDVNGAVRRQLGARKASFASMDTATGETGMEYGGITPIGLPGGWPVLVDSAVVDLPYVLVGSGRRRGKLLVPGKAFAELPGAVVLDGLGVA; encoded by the coding sequence ATGGACGCACCCATCGGACACTTCGACGACGCCACCCCCGCCCCCGACTGCCTCGACGAACTCACCCGCCCGGTCGCCGACGCCGTGCGGGCCTGGCACGGCAGCGTCCCCGCCGACCAGATCGTCTATGTCGAGACAGATCCGCAGTGGGCCGACACCGCCACCTTCGTCGAGCACTACGGCCAGGAACTGCTGGAGCAGTCCGCGAACTGCGTGGTCGTCGCGGGCAAGCGGGGCGGCGAGACGACACTGGCCGCCTGCGTCGTGCTCTCCACCACCCGGGTCGACGTGAACGGCGCCGTCCGCCGTCAACTCGGCGCCCGCAAGGCGTCGTTCGCCTCGATGGACACGGCGACCGGCGAGACCGGCATGGAGTACGGCGGCATCACCCCGATCGGCCTGCCCGGCGGCTGGCCGGTGCTGGTGGACTCGGCCGTCGTCGACCTGCCGTACGTCCTGGTCGGCAGCGGGCGCCGGCGCGGCAAACTGCTGGTGCCGGGGAAGGCGTTCGCGGAGCTGCCCGGGGCCGTCGTACTGGACGGGCTCGGCGTCGCCTGA